AGTGTGATCCAAGCAGCACACAAACCACTCAGCACACGTGGGCATTTAATGCAGATGAAACGGTCATAAACGCCGTCATATCGGGTGATAAAGTTGATTTTACTTTACTTGAGCTTACGGATAGTCGTTTACGTTATTCTTACACGGAAGGCGCTGGGGCTGGGGGGCACACAGTCACGATTGTTTTTAATAAAAAGTAATCCTCGTTTAAGTATACAAGTTATCGGCCGTGCCAAACGGCCACAAACGTCAATCCAAACGGACGTAGTTGGTTCAGAGAACTTGTTCAGCAATCTGGGTATTGCAACGGGTAGGTTCGTGATTAGAAACCTGGATTCGGACCATGAATATAGGTTACGCCTGCGTTTCTATACCGAGCGTGCAAAGGAGCTGCCTTACGTGAGGAGGAAATGAGTCCGATGCTTGGCTAGACTTTCAAATTCATCAAGAAAGCCCCGACTTGCGCCGGGGCTTTTTAAATAGCTAAGTCGTACTGAGTTTGCAGGCAGCATTACCTAGTGGCGTTGCTGAGTAGCTGTTCCTTCACTTAAGTATTTGCTTGTAGATGCGAGTCCGCTAGGCTGCAGGTTGGCCGGCCACTAACCCCGGACAAGTGGGCATCTTTTCATGCACCCACTTAAAAAGAAAGTGTTTATAGCTGATTGGTTACCGGTGCTGGGCGTCAATTCGTTGCAATAGAGAGGCTAGTCATACCTAGCCTCCGAACCCACCTGGGTCGCCCTTTGGCTGGTGGTCGATGGTGCTGGCGGGCTTGTTGGTACCCACAAACCAGGTAAAGCCGACGTAGCCCACCCGCGTTTCGTATTTGGTTTGTAAATCGGCGGTGAGCCCGGCTGCTTCCAGCTGGGTGTATTGGCGGCGGGTATTGAACAGGTCACTGACTCGCAGGGTGACGGCGGCCCGGTCGTGGAGCAGGCGCTGGCGCAGGGCCACGTCCAGCCCGTACAAGGCCCGCAGGCGGCCCTGGGGTACTACCAGCGGGGCGCGATAGTTACTGCTGAGTTGCACGGTCAGTGTTTTGGCTGGGCTCAACGTGTTGAGCAGATACGCCGTGCCCGTAAAATTGGCGCGGGTACCCGCCGCAGCGTAGCTGGTTACTTGATTGCGGTAGAAGGAACCGTTGACCAGCAGCTTCCACCACGCCGTTACAGAGTGCGTCAGGGAGAGTTCCAGCCCGTAGCTAGCCGTACGTCCCAAGTTCTGGTAGCTGGTGCGGGCAATAAAGTCGGGCTGACCGCTACGTCGGGTTGCCAGCGTATCCAGGGTGCGCAAACTTTGGATGGACTGGCTGGCAAAGCGCCCGAACAAGGTCGTGCTCAGGGTGGTAGCTTGCCAGGCTGCCTGATGACCTAGCTCGGCTACATGCACGTACTCGGGGCGCAGGCTGGGGTTGCCTACCACATAGTTACGCGCATCGGAGTAGATAGGCAGGGCAATGATTTGCAGGAAATTGGGTCGGTTCAGGCGACGCGCGTAGCTAAGCTGTAGGCGCTGGTCGTGGGGCAGCGTGCGGGCTATAGTGGCCGATGGAAACAGATTGAAAATTTCTTGGCTGGTTGAGCCGGCGGGCTGGACGCGGGCCCGCAGTCCGGTAAACTCGGCCCGCAACCCCACCTGGTAGTCCCAAGAGCTGCTTTTCTGTTGATAGGTACCGTAGGCCTGGGGAAGTACCTGCCGGTAATGATAACGGTAAGAGTCGGCGGCCTGGTGCACGAATTCGGCTCCGTCGGTTGGCTGCACCGAGTAGTCGGCCGTGCCGGGCGTGACCATGAGGTCGGTTTTCAGGCCGGCTCCCCAGCGGCGCTTGTCGTCGAGGGGATGCACGTAATCTACCTGCGCCGAGGGCATTTGGATGGTCACGTCCAGTAGCTGGCGGCGGGCCTGCCGTGGGTAGCTGACGGGCCCGTCCAGCACGCGCTGCTCGGTAGTTACGGTGCCCCCGTCGAGGGTATAGGTCGCACTGGCCGTTAGCTCGCGGCCGGGGTGGGTAGCCCAGGTGCGTCGGTAGTTACTGGCAAGGCGGGCCGTGTAGAGGTCGTCCGTTTCCAGATTCTGATTGCGCAGGATGAGGGAAGGCGCCGCGCCGCGCGTGAGCTGGGTTACGAAGTCGCTGGTCTGGCGCAGGTCGTTCTTATAGAGTTCTGCGGTCAGGGACAGGCGCTGCTCGGAACTCAGGCTGTAGTCCAGGCCCAGGCGCAAGGCTTCGTTGGCTTGGTGGCGGGTGGTGCGGCCGGTTTGGTCGGTGCCGGTAGTGCGGCCCTCAGCCGTAGCCACCTGCCGCAGGCCGGCACTACCGCGAAACTCATTATTCAGCCCGTTCAGGTTGCCATACACGTTGACCTTGCCTACCCGGCGACCCAGGCTGAGCGAGGCGTTGTACTTATTATAGGTGCCCACGGTAGTCATAGCTTCGCCGTTCCAGCCGGCCTTGGCCTGCTTTTTCTGCACCAGATTGATGATGCCGCCCGCACCCTGAGCCGAGTACCGAGCTCCCGGATTGGTGATGACCTCGATAGTTTCGAGGCGGCTGGCGGGCAGTTGGTCCAGGCGCAGGCTGCTGGGCGCAGGCTGACCGTCGAGGTAGAGCGTCACGCCCGCATTGCCCCGCAGGCTTACCTGCCCATTTTCGTCTACGGCCACGGAGGGTACTTTTTGCAGCACATCGGCCGCCGTGCCGCCTGTACTGCTGAGGTCCTTGCTCACGTGGATTACCTTTTTATCCAGGTCATCAACCAGGGCTGCTTGTTCGCCTTGCACCACCACTTGGCCCAACTGTACGGGCACCGGAGCCGCCAGCCACTCGCCCAGCCGGGCCGCCGGCGCGGCGGCGGTTAGCGCGACCAGCCGGCGGGCGGGCTGGTAGCCCAGCGCCTGAGTTCGCACTAGGTAATGGCCCAGCGGAATGCTGGCCAGGGCAAAGCGGCCATTTTCGGTGGTTTGGGCGTGAGCTACCAGGGCCGAGTCCGGCAGTTGGAGCAGCACTACGTTGGCAAAGGGTAGGGGCTGGTGCGTGGCTTGGTCCAGCAGCGTGCCCGACACTTCCCCCGGCGTTTGGGCCGACAGGGCGTGGGGCACTAAACCTGCCACTACCACCCCCAGCCAACCAAACCTGCGGACAGCCGATAGGCGGGGCGCCCAAAGACGAAAATGAGTAAGATGATTGGTGTAAAGTCTCGCAACTGATTGTTTGATAGACTTAATTGCAATGCAAGCTACATGGCAATGCCTACTACATTGAGCGAACGATGTCGGTTGTTTCATTGGTTTCAGTGGTAATGCAACTAGAATTTGATTGCCCGTCGCGGGTAGCTTTTAGATACTACCTGTCCGGAAGAGTACGTGCAAGAAAGCAGGCCTTATAAGCCGGCCACCGGGGCGGCAGTCGAGAGGTTGCTGATGAGGAGTGAGGCTGGCATCGTTCGGGAGGTTAGCTTATCGACGCGAATAACCGAGTCCTGAGCTCTGGTCCGTACCCGTACCAGGCAGCGGTGAACGTTATTGCCCGATTGCAGCCACACCAGGTAGCGCCCACTGGGGGCCTGACGGAAGTCGAAACGGTGACCGTAGGCCGGGGCGCGGTAGGTTTCTGTGAAAAGTGTTTGCCCGGTACTTAACCGCACCACCTGTACGCGCCCAGCCTGGGCCGTCGGATGGCTGATGCGTAAACGAAGGGCCGTGGGCGCCGTCTGGGTCAGGCTGATAGCCTCAGACGACTGGGCCCGGGCCGGTGTAGCAGCGGCGCACAGAACGGCGGCAAGGGCAGCGCCAAAAAGGGTGGTTAGCAGTTTCATATACTAGAAGGAAAGAGGTGGAACACGCGTCTGCCGGACAGAAGGCGGTGTGAGAATTGCTTTGGCTGGCAAGCCCGCCGTTACTTGGTTTGGCGCCGCAGAAAAAGGTAATAGGCCAGGAAGCCCAGAGCGGTGCTGAACAGCAGGATGATGACTGAGTGCAGGCCCAGCGGCCCAAACCAAGCACATACCGAGAGGCCGGCACCACTGCTCAGCAGCAGGGCCACCCACTTCACCACCTTGTTTTGTTCGTCCTGGGGGCTGGGCAGGAGACGCTCCACAACGCTTTCCGACACGCCAGCTGCTATGATCTGCCGCTTGAGCAGGTAGTTCAGCACCAGCGTGACGGCGGACAGCACGAAGCTGCACAGCAGATAAAGCCCGAATACGGGTAAAAATACCTGCTTGGCCAGCGGGTGCAGGGCGGCCAGATCGAGGGCCGGCAGGGCACTCTGCGCCTGGGCGCCCCAGGCCGGCAGGCAGAAAAGCAGGAGCAAAAGGAAGCGTTTCATAGGCTGAGGAGTGGGGTAGTACCGGATGAGACCGGTCAGTTTCAATCAGGTTGCAAAAAATTATGAAAGGGCCAGCAGGCTCATGCGCCGACGGTGCCGGGCCAGCAGCTCCAGGCACTGACCAGCCACCAGAAAGCCCGCTACCGCCATCAAACCAGCACCCAGCCCCGTAGACACTACCTGAAAAATCGGCAGCAGCGCAGCGCCAAAGAGCAGCAGGAAGACACTTATTACCCCCAGCACGAGCGTTGCCACCAGTACCAGCACCCACGGGAATGTCAGCTTAGGCTGGGGCAGCTGCGCCAGTACGCTGGCTGTCAGGTCGAAGGCAAAGGCCGGCTGCGGCAGGTGGGATGCCGCCGTAAACAGGCGCTGGTAGGTGGCCACCCGGCCCTGGCACAAGGGGCAGCCCTGCAGGTGGGCAGCCTGAGGAGCCGGCAGGCGGGAAAATGATTCGGCGGCCTCCTGGAGGTCCCGTTCGGTAAGATGAGAACTGGTCATAAGTCGTGGCGGTGGTAGCGGGCCAGCAGGTGCTGCTTGAGCTGCTTGCGCGCCCGGAAAAGGTAGTTTTTCACCGTGCCGTCCGGCAGGGAGGTTATCTGGGCAATTTCCTCATAGCTCAGCTCCTGCTGATGGTAGAGGGCAATCAGGGTGCGGTAGAGCGGGGGCAGGTGCTCAACGGCGGCGCTCAGAATATCGGCCAGGTCCTGGTCGAAAAGGGCCGTTTCGGGGTCCTGGTCCGTTACCGGTGGGGGCGGGGCCCGGCGCCCTTCCTCCCCCGTGCTATCCGGGGCGGGCTCGGTGGGGTCCAGCAGCACCAGGTGCTTTTTTTCCAGGTAGTGCAGGCAGGTGTTGTAGGTGATCTGGCCAATCCAGGTGGAGAGCTTGGCCTGAAACTTAAACCCGGCCAGGTTCTTAAAGGCCTTCAGGTATACCTCCTGGGCAATATCAGGACGGTCGGCCGGGTGCCGGATCATCTTAAATACCATCTGCGTAACCAGCCCTTCCGTGCGCTGCACGATATGCCCAAAAGCCGCGGAGTTGCCCCCCAGCACCTGCGCGACAAGCTGCTGATCGGTTACGGAAGAGGTGGGCTGGTTGCTCATCAAGGCATGAGACCGGTCAGCCGGAATGATGTTGCAAAGATTTTTTTTGCGGCAACAACTCCGTGTGCGAAGCAACGCTCCGCGCCACGTTAAACGGGCAGGGGCAGGGTTTGTAAGCCGAAAAACGCCCCCACGAAGCGGCTATACCTGGATGAGCCACTCGGTGGCTTTGGTAGTGTCATCAAAGGTGAGGACAATGGGCTGCTTGACGTTTTTGATGGCTAAGTCAAACGACATGCGGCTATAGAAACCGGCGGAATACACCCACGCCACATATTGTAGCCCCGTTTGATGCATAGCCGGAAACCATACCTGGCCGCCCCACTCCGCCGCGTGCTCCCACATGCTGCTCACCAGAGAGCTATCCATCAGTAGCTTACTACAGCGCTGCTGCTGCTGGAAGGACAGGATCTGATTGCAGCCTTCCATGATGCTGGCTTCATTCTGCTCGCTCTTCCACGTCACATGAAGCCAATCCTGTACTTGGTTATAAGCAATATGGAGGCTACTGGAATCGAACAGCGGGTGCATTGGAAGCAGAAAATGTGGACACGCAAAAATAGCAGCCTATTCTAAATGAGGGCTATGCGCTACAGGTAAATCCAAGGGCCCAGGCCCGGCTAACTTACACGGCGGCACCGGCCGTGGCCCTAAGCTAACCAAGGAAGACCTAGGGAGCAGGCTCTTTAAACGTGCGGTGGGGAGCTGTCAAACTGGCGAAAGAAACTGGGGTGCCAGGCAAAAAACTCGGGGAAGTCGAAAATGAAGATTGACTTCATATCGACTTCATGTCGGGTTGAGTGCTTTGTGCTACTCAACGGAAAGGCCGCTGGGCTAACTGCATAAGACAGAGTGCTGCGCTGCCCTTGGCGGCTGGCGTCAATTGCCTTGCCAACAGCTCCTTACCTAGAATAGAATCACCAACTGCCTGCTTAGGTCCTTATGAAAAGAATGTTCATGCTCAGCCTGATGAGCTGGAGCGTTTTGTGGTACACCACGAGCTGCTCGAAAGAAAAAGAGGAGAAGGAAGAAAAAGTCAAATTCCTGGTCACCAGTCCGCTGCAGAAGGACACGACCATCACCAAGGACTACGTCGCGCAGATTCATTCCATTCAGCACATCGAGCTGCGGGCCCTGGAAAAAGGCTACCTGCAGAAGATTTTCGTGGATGAGGGCCAGCAGGTGAAACAAGGGCAGGTGATGTTTCAGATCATGCCACTGCTCTACCAGGCCGAGCTGAAAAAGGCCGAGGCCGAAGCCAAGTTCGTGAACATTGAGTACCAGAACACCAAGAAGCTGGCCGACGGCAACATTGTGTCGCCCAATGAATTGGCGCTGTCGCAGGCCAAGCTGGAAAAGGCCAAGGCCGAAGTAGCCCTGGCTCAGACGCACCTGGGATTCACCACCATCAAGGCACCCTTCAGCGGCATCATGGACCACTTCCAGGCCCGGCTGGGCAGCTTGGTCGACGAGGGTGATTTGCTCACGACCCTGTCGGATAACAGCAAGATGTGGGTGTACTACAACGTCCCCGAGGCTGAGTATCTGGCCTATAAGGCCCACGTGCAGGCCGATGCCAAGCCCCAGGTAAAGCTGCGCATGGCCGACAACGAGGTGTTCGAGTTTCCCGGCGTAGTGCAAACCATTGAAGCCGACTTCAACAACGAAACCGGCAACATTGCCTTCCGGGCTACTTTCCCCAACCCCAAAGGCCTGCTGCGTAATGGCGAAACCGGCTCGGTGCTCATGACCGTGCCGCTGAAAAACGCCCTGATTGTGCCCCAGAAAGCCACCTTCGAGGTGCTGGAGAAGAAATTCCTGTACGTCGTCGACAACAAGAACGTGGTGCACCAGCGCGAAGTCACGGTAGCCTCCGAAATGCCCGACCTCTACATCATCTCCGGGGGCCTGAAAGCGGGCGACAAAATCATGCTCGAAGGCATCCGCAAAGTGAAAGACGGCGACAAAATCAGCTTCGAGTACCAAGAGCCCAAGTCGGTCATTTCCCACCTGAAAGTGTACTCTGAATAGGTGTTCGTTGCTCGTTGTCCGTTGTTAGGGTTGATTTTTTATATGCGCGACTGATGCGCACGACCTAACAACGGACAACGAGCAATGGACAACTAAACTCATCCGCTATGTTTAGTAGATTCCTTCGCCGACCCGTGTTTGCCATCGTTATATCGGTGGTAATCATGTTCCTGGGTATGCTGGCCATCAAGACCCTGCCCACGTCCCAATTTCCGGAGATTTCGCCGCCCATGGTGATGGTGAGCACGGCGTATCCGGGTGCCAGTGCCAAGGTGCTGACCGAATCGGTGCTCATTCCGCTAGAGCAGGCCATCAACGGCGTGCCGGGCATGAAGTACATGACTTCCGACGCCGTTTCGGCTGGCGAGGCCAACATCCAGATTGTCTTCAACCTGGGTACCGACCCCGAGCAGGCGGTAGTAAACGTAAATACCCGTATTGCCCAGATTCTGAACCGCCTGCCGGTACTGGTGCAGCGCGAAGGCGTGGTGGTAAACCGCGTGGTGCCCAACATGCTGATGTATGTGAACCTCTACAGTAAAGACAAGAATACCGACATGCGGTACCTCTTCAACTTTGCCGGGGTCAACATGCTGCCCGAAATTCAGCGCATCGACGGTATTGGCCGGGCTAGCATCCTGGGTTCCCGGCAGTACGCCATGCGGGTGTGGCTCAAGCCCGACCGGATGCGGGCCTATAACCTGTCCGTCGACGATGTCATGGAGGCCCTCAACGACCAGAGCGTGATTGGCTCTCCGGGCCGGATCGGCCGAAGTGACGGTAAGGAAGCCTCGGCTTTGGAATACGTGCTGACCTACAAGGGCCGCTTCAATGACGTGGAGGAGTATAAAAATGTCATTATCAAGGCCAACGCCAACGGCGAAACGCTACGCCTCAAGGACGTGGCCAACGTGGAGCTGGGCTCGGAATTCTACGACATCTACTCCAACCTCGACGGCTACCCTTCGGCGGCCATTATGCTGAAGCAAACCTACGGCTCCAACGCCTCCGACGTCATCAAAAGCGTGAAGGAGAAGCTGAAGGAGCTCAAGAAAACCATGCCGCCCGGCATGGACTACAAGATCAGCTACGACGTGTCGAACTTCCTCGACGCCTCCACCGAAAACGTCGTTCACACCCTGCGCGACGCCTTTATCCTGGTGGCCATTGTGGTGTTCCTGTTCCTGGGCGACTGGCGCTCCACGCTTATCCCGATTATTGCCGTGCCCGTGTCGTTGGTGGGTGCCTTCATTGCCATGCAGGCCTTCGGGATGACCATCAACATGATTACGCTCTTCGCCCTGGTGCTGGCCATCGGTATCGTGGTCGACGACGCCATTGTGGTCGTGGAAGCGGTACACGCCAAGATGGAGGAAAAGCACCTGTCACCGTATGGTGCGGTGCGCGAAGTGGTAGGTGAAATCAGCGGGGCCATCATTGCCATTACCATCCTGATGACGGCTGTGTTCGTACCGGTGGCCTTCATGAGCGGCCCGGTGGGCATTTTCTACCGGCAGTTCTCGATTACGATGGCCTCGTCCATCGTCATTTCCGGCATCGTGGCTCTGACGCTGACGCCGGTGCTCTGCGCCATGATTCTGAAGAACACCCACGGCCAGCCCCGCAAGAAAACGCCCATCAACCGCTTTATCGACTGGTTTAACCGTGGCTTTGAGCGCCTGACCGGCCGCTACACCAACTTCCTGGAAAAGGTAGTAGACCGCCGCATACTTACTTTCGCCATCCTGATTGCCTTCGGCCTGGGCATCTTCGGCATCTCGTCCACGCTGCCCTCGGGCTTTATTCCGGCCGAAGACCAGGGCATGCTCTACGCCATCATCCAGACTCCGCCCGGCTCGACGCTGGAACGCACCAACGCGTTGTCGCAGCAGCTCTCCAAGCTGGCCGAAAAAGTGCCCGGCATCGAAAGCGTGTCGTCGCTGGCGGGCTACGAGGTACTGACCGAGGGCCGTGGCTCCAACGCCGGCACCCTGCTGATTAGCCTCAAGCCATGGTCGGAGCGGGAGGAATCCGTGCACGATATCGTGGAGAATCTGGAGAAAAAAGCCAAGGAAATTCCCGGCGCGACCATCGAGTTCTTCGAGCCGCCGGCAGTACCGGGCTACGGCGCGGCGGGTGGTTTCCAGCTCCAGTTGCTCGACAAAACCAGCACCGGCGACTACAAGGCGCTGGAAAAAGTGAACGAAGACTTCATGGCCGAGCTCAAAAAGCGCAAGGAACTGGCCGGGCTGTTTACCTTCTTCTCGGCCAACTATCCGCAGTACGAGCTGCAGATCGACAACCAGCTGGCCATGCAGAAGGGCGTGAGCATCGGCAACGCCATGAATACATTGAGCATTATGGTGGGCTCGACCTACGAGCTGGGCTTTATCAAGTACCAGCGCTTCTTCAAGGTGTTCGTGCAGGCCTCGCCCGAGTACCGCCGCCTGCCCAAGGACATCCTGGACATGTGGGTGAAGAATGACAAGGGCGAAATGGTGCCGTTTTCGGCCTTCATGAAGATTGTGAAGGGCCAGGGCGCCAACGAAATCAACCGCTACAACATGTACCCCACGGCCTCCATCCGCGGCGACGCAGCCCCGGGCTTCAGCTCGGGTGAGGCCATCAAGGCCGTGCAGGAAGTAGCCAAGAAAACCCTGCCCCGCGGCTACGACATCGACTGGGGCGGCTTGTCGAAAGACGAGGTGAGCCGCGGCAACGAGGCCATCTACATCTTTCTGATTGTACTCGGCTTCGTGTATCTGGTACTGGCTGCTCAGTACGAAAGCTTCCTGCTGCCGCTGGCCGTTATTCTGTCGTTGCCGGCCGGTATTTTCGGCTCCTTCCTACTAATCAAAACCCTGGGCCTGGCCAACAACATCTATGCCCAGGTGGGTTTGGTCATGCTCGTGGGTCTGCTGGGTAAAAACGCGGTGCTTATCGTGGAATTCGCGGTGCAGAAGCACGAGGAGGGCATGACGGTGCGCGACGCGGCTATTGAAGGTGCCAAAGTGCGTTTCCGCCCGATTTTAATGACCTCGTTTGCCTTCATTGCCGGTTTGATTCCGCTGGTGCTGGCCCACGGCGCGGGCGCCATCGGCAACCGCACCATCGGCACCTCGGCCCTGGGTGGCATGCTGTTCGGCACCGTGTTCGGCGTCATCATCGTGCCCGGCCTATACTACATCTTCGGCACCTTGGCCTCCGGCCGCAAGCTCATTGGGGATGAGAATGAACACCCCTTATCCGAATTCGAGCCCCACGTTTTAGTTGAAGAAGTTGAGTCCCATGCTTAAAAGACGCATTTATCAAGGCCTAAGCGCGGCCGTCCTGGCGTTAGCAGTTGGAGCTTGCAAAACGCCGACCCTGGTGCAGAAAAACGAAAACCGCACCGTGCCGGCCAGCTTCACCGGCAGCCCTACCGACTCGACCAACGTGACCCGGGTACCCTGGCGGGAGTTCTTCACCGACCCCAACCTGGTGGCCCTCATTGACACGGCCCTAGAGCGCAACCAGGAGCTAAACATCACGCTCCAGGAAATCGACATTGCCCGCCAGGAAGTCCGGGCCCGCAAGGGCGAATACCTGCCCACGGTGGGCCTGGGCGCGGCGGCCGGCGTGGAAAAAGCCGCCCGCTACACCCTGCCCGGCGCCACTGAGGAAAACGTGGACATCAAGCCTGAGCGCCGCACCCCCGACCCGCTGACCGACTTCCAGGTGGGGGCCTACGCCAGCTGGGAAGTGGACATCTGGCACAAGCTGCGCAACGCCAAAAAGGCTGCCGCCGCCCGTTACCTGGCCTCGGTGGAAGGTAAAAACTTCACGGTGACCAACCTGATTGCCGAAATTGCCACTTCCTACTACGAGTTGCTGGCCCTCGACAACCAGCTGGCCATCATCCAGCAGAACCTGCAGATTCAGGGCAACGCGCTAAAGGGCGTGCGCCTGCAAAAGGACGCGGCCCGCGTGACGGAGCTGGCCGTGCGCCGCTTCGAGGCCCAAGTGCACAACACCCAGGCCAAGCAGTTCCTGATTCAGCAGCGCATCGTGGAAACGGAAAACCGGATCAACTTCCTGGCCGGCCGCTACCCCCAGCCGATTGTGCGCAACGACGCCACGTTCAACGAGCTGGTGCCCAAAGCTGTGCAAGCCGGCATCCCTGCTCAGCTGCTGCAAAACCGCCCCGACGTGCGCCAGGCCGAGCAAAACCTGGTGGCGGCCAAGCTGGATGTGCAGGTGGCCCGGGCCAATTTTTACCCTTCGCTGCGCATTACCGGCGCGGTGGGTTCGGCCGCTTTCCAGCCCGGTTTGCTGGCTACCTTGCCCGAGTCGGTGCTGCTGTCGGTAGCCGGGGATATTGCCGCCCCGCTGATCAACAAGAACGGCATTAAGGCCTTGTACTACAGCGCCAACGCCCGCCAGACCCAGGCCGTGTACAACTACGAACGGACGGTGCTCAACGCCTACATCGAGGTGGCTAACCAGTTGGCCAACATCAATAACCTGGAAAAAACTTACGGCGAGAAAGCCAAAGAAGTACAGGCCCTGGACGAGTCGAGCACGATTTCCAACAGCCTGTTCCGCTCGGCCCGCGCCGACTACACCGAGGTGCTCTTCACCCAGCGCGACGCCCTTGAATCGAAGTTCGACCTGGTCGAAACCAAGATGCAGCAGCTCAACGCCACGGTAAACGTGTACCGGGCCCTGGGCGGCGGCTGGAAATAACGCCCAATCTTAACCTCTATACCCCCGCCAAACAGCCCCGTTCTTCTAGGACGGGGCTGTTTTTTTTGACCTAACGGCCGTTTAGGTTTAGCTGCTATACGGCATAGAACTGCTGCCGCGTCTGAATCAGTAGGTCTACGGCGTGTTGCTTGTCGGGGGCGTCGGGTAAGGTTGATTCGGCAAAAGCGGCTTCGACCTGCTGCACCAGCGTTTCGGCCTCGGCTACCAGGGTGTCGTACTCAAACTCGCCGCGGCGGATTTGGAGCAGGAAGTCCCGGTCGGGGCGGCGCACGTGGAGTTGGCCGGTGGTGGCAATTTCCAGGGCCGTGCGCAGCAGCCGAAACACGTGGAGCATATTTTTGGCGTCGTAGTTCTTGCCGTGCTGCACCGTGTT
Above is a genomic segment from Hymenobacter cellulosivorans containing:
- a CDS encoding outer membrane beta-barrel protein, whose amino-acid sequence is MAGLVPHALSAQTPGEVSGTLLDQATHQPLPFANVVLLQLPDSALVAHAQTTENGRFALASIPLGHYLVRTQALGYQPARRLVALTAAAPAARLGEWLAAPVPVQLGQVVVQGEQAALVDDLDKKVIHVSKDLSSTGGTAADVLQKVPSVAVDENGQVSLRGNAGVTLYLDGQPAPSSLRLDQLPASRLETIEVITNPGARYSAQGAGGIINLVQKKQAKAGWNGEAMTTVGTYNKYNASLSLGRRVGKVNVYGNLNGLNNEFRGSAGLRQVATAEGRTTGTDQTGRTTRHQANEALRLGLDYSLSSEQRLSLTAELYKNDLRQTSDFVTQLTRGAAPSLILRNQNLETDDLYTARLASNYRRTWATHPGRELTASATYTLDGGTVTTEQRVLDGPVSYPRQARRQLLDVTIQMPSAQVDYVHPLDDKRRWGAGLKTDLMVTPGTADYSVQPTDGAEFVHQAADSYRYHYRQVLPQAYGTYQQKSSSWDYQVGLRAEFTGLRARVQPAGSTSQEIFNLFPSATIARTLPHDQRLQLSYARRLNRPNFLQIIALPIYSDARNYVVGNPSLRPEYVHVAELGHQAAWQATTLSTTLFGRFASQSIQSLRTLDTLATRRSGQPDFIARTSYQNLGRTASYGLELSLTHSVTAWWKLLVNGSFYRNQVTSYAAAGTRANFTGTAYLLNTLSPAKTLTVQLSSNYRAPLVVPQGRLRALYGLDVALRQRLLHDRAAVTLRVSDLFNTRRQYTQLEAAGLTADLQTKYETRVGYVGFTWFVGTNKPASTIDHQPKGDPGGFGG
- a CDS encoding efflux RND transporter periplasmic adaptor subunit, translated to MKRMFMLSLMSWSVLWYTTSCSKEKEEKEEKVKFLVTSPLQKDTTITKDYVAQIHSIQHIELRALEKGYLQKIFVDEGQQVKQGQVMFQIMPLLYQAELKKAEAEAKFVNIEYQNTKKLADGNIVSPNELALSQAKLEKAKAEVALAQTHLGFTTIKAPFSGIMDHFQARLGSLVDEGDLLTTLSDNSKMWVYYNVPEAEYLAYKAHVQADAKPQVKLRMADNEVFEFPGVVQTIEADFNNETGNIAFRATFPNPKGLLRNGETGSVLMTVPLKNALIVPQKATFEVLEKKFLYVVDNKNVVHQREVTVASEMPDLYIISGGLKAGDKIMLEGIRKVKDGDKISFEYQEPKSVISHLKVYSE
- a CDS encoding RNA polymerase sigma factor encodes the protein MSNQPTSSVTDQQLVAQVLGGNSAAFGHIVQRTEGLVTQMVFKMIRHPADRPDIAQEVYLKAFKNLAGFKFQAKLSTWIGQITYNTCLHYLEKKHLVLLDPTEPAPDSTGEEGRRAPPPPVTDQDPETALFDQDLADILSAAVEHLPPLYRTLIALYHQQELSYEEIAQITSLPDGTVKNYLFRARKQLKQHLLARYHRHDL
- a CDS encoding efflux RND transporter permease subunit; translation: MFSRFLRRPVFAIVISVVIMFLGMLAIKTLPTSQFPEISPPMVMVSTAYPGASAKVLTESVLIPLEQAINGVPGMKYMTSDAVSAGEANIQIVFNLGTDPEQAVVNVNTRIAQILNRLPVLVQREGVVVNRVVPNMLMYVNLYSKDKNTDMRYLFNFAGVNMLPEIQRIDGIGRASILGSRQYAMRVWLKPDRMRAYNLSVDDVMEALNDQSVIGSPGRIGRSDGKEASALEYVLTYKGRFNDVEEYKNVIIKANANGETLRLKDVANVELGSEFYDIYSNLDGYPSAAIMLKQTYGSNASDVIKSVKEKLKELKKTMPPGMDYKISYDVSNFLDASTENVVHTLRDAFILVAIVVFLFLGDWRSTLIPIIAVPVSLVGAFIAMQAFGMTINMITLFALVLAIGIVVDDAIVVVEAVHAKMEEKHLSPYGAVREVVGEISGAIIAITILMTAVFVPVAFMSGPVGIFYRQFSITMASSIVISGIVALTLTPVLCAMILKNTHGQPRKKTPINRFIDWFNRGFERLTGRYTNFLEKVVDRRILTFAILIAFGLGIFGISSTLPSGFIPAEDQGMLYAIIQTPPGSTLERTNALSQQLSKLAEKVPGIESVSSLAGYEVLTEGRGSNAGTLLISLKPWSEREESVHDIVENLEKKAKEIPGATIEFFEPPAVPGYGAAGGFQLQLLDKTSTGDYKALEKVNEDFMAELKKRKELAGLFTFFSANYPQYELQIDNQLAMQKGVSIGNAMNTLSIMVGSTYELGFIKYQRFFKVFVQASPEYRRLPKDILDMWVKNDKGEMVPFSAFMKIVKGQGANEINRYNMYPTASIRGDAAPGFSSGEAIKAVQEVAKKTLPRGYDIDWGGLSKDEVSRGNEAIYIFLIVLGFVYLVLAAQYESFLLPLAVILSLPAGIFGSFLLIKTLGLANNIYAQVGLVMLVGLLGKNAVLIVEFAVQKHEEGMTVRDAAIEGAKVRFRPILMTSFAFIAGLIPLVLAHGAGAIGNRTIGTSALGGMLFGTVFGVIIVPGLYYIFGTLASGRKLIGDENEHPLSEFEPHVLVEEVESHA
- a CDS encoding TolC family protein, whose product is MLKRRIYQGLSAAVLALAVGACKTPTLVQKNENRTVPASFTGSPTDSTNVTRVPWREFFTDPNLVALIDTALERNQELNITLQEIDIARQEVRARKGEYLPTVGLGAAAGVEKAARYTLPGATEENVDIKPERRTPDPLTDFQVGAYASWEVDIWHKLRNAKKAAAARYLASVEGKNFTVTNLIAEIATSYYELLALDNQLAIIQQNLQIQGNALKGVRLQKDAARVTELAVRRFEAQVHNTQAKQFLIQQRIVETENRINFLAGRYPQPIVRNDATFNELVPKAVQAGIPAQLLQNRPDVRQAEQNLVAAKLDVQVARANFYPSLRITGAVGSAAFQPGLLATLPESVLLSVAGDIAAPLINKNGIKALYYSANARQTQAVYNYERTVLNAYIEVANQLANINNLEKTYGEKAKEVQALDESSTISNSLFRSARADYTEVLFTQRDALESKFDLVETKMQQLNATVNVYRALGGGWK